The Amycolatopsis viridis genome window below encodes:
- a CDS encoding LOG family protein: MDGTSEYPEHPREKQRGPVVLRRDRRIESTTTDQRLLDSRGPSDWVHTDPWRVMRIQAEFVEGFGALAEVPRAVTVFGSARTPRDHPEYELGRKIGAGLAGAGFAVITGGGPGAMEAVNRGASEAGGLSVGLGIELPFEQGLNPWVDLGVNFRYFFTRKTMFIKYAQAFICLPGGFGTLDELFEALTLVQTKKVTKFPVVLFGRSYWGGLYDWVRDSVHAQGKISDSDLALLHLTDDVDEAVAMVEDAYKAWEDTH, translated from the coding sequence GTGGACGGAACGTCCGAGTATCCCGAGCACCCGCGGGAGAAGCAGCGGGGACCGGTCGTGCTGCGCCGCGACCGGCGCATCGAGTCGACCACGACCGACCAGCGCCTGCTCGACTCGCGCGGGCCCAGCGACTGGGTGCACACCGACCCGTGGCGGGTCATGCGCATCCAGGCCGAGTTCGTGGAGGGCTTCGGCGCGCTGGCCGAGGTGCCGCGCGCGGTCACCGTGTTCGGTTCGGCCCGCACGCCGCGCGACCACCCCGAGTACGAGCTGGGCCGCAAGATCGGTGCCGGGCTGGCCGGCGCCGGGTTCGCCGTGATCACCGGCGGCGGCCCGGGCGCGATGGAGGCGGTCAACCGCGGCGCGTCGGAGGCCGGCGGCCTGTCCGTCGGGCTGGGCATCGAGCTGCCGTTCGAGCAGGGCCTGAACCCGTGGGTCGATCTCGGGGTGAACTTCCGGTATTTCTTCACCCGCAAGACGATGTTCATCAAGTACGCGCAGGCGTTCATCTGCCTGCCCGGCGGGTTCGGCACACTGGACGAGTTGTTCGAGGCGCTCACGCTGGTCCAGACCAAGAAGGTGACGAAGTTCCCGGTGGTCCTGTTCGGACGGTCGTACTGGGGTGGGCTCTACGACTGGGTGCGCGACTCGGTGCACGCCCAGGGCAAGATCAGCGATTCGGACCTCGCGCTGCTGCACCTCACCGACGACGTGGACGAGGCGGTCGCGATGGTCGAGGACGCCTACAAGGCATGGGAGGACACGCACTAG
- a CDS encoding LOG family protein — MKRICVFCGSSGGGDPVYADAATGLGKLLAERGIGLVYGGASVGLMGAVAGGALAAGGEVIGVIPEHLKRVEIAHDRLSELVVTADMHERKAKMAEYADAFLALPGGAGTLEELAEVWTWAQLGLHGKPIGLVDVAGYYRPFRDFIDHMVAEKFLRPEHRDLVFVDEDPAALLDAFAAYRAPDVAKWQ; from the coding sequence GTGAAGCGGATCTGTGTTTTCTGCGGCTCGTCCGGCGGCGGAGACCCGGTGTACGCCGACGCGGCCACCGGGCTGGGCAAGCTGCTCGCCGAGCGCGGCATCGGACTGGTGTACGGCGGCGCGAGCGTCGGCCTGATGGGTGCGGTCGCCGGTGGCGCGCTGGCCGCGGGCGGCGAGGTGATCGGCGTGATCCCGGAGCACCTCAAGCGCGTGGAGATCGCCCACGACCGCCTGTCGGAGCTGGTGGTGACCGCCGACATGCACGAGCGCAAGGCGAAGATGGCCGAGTACGCCGACGCCTTCCTGGCCCTGCCCGGCGGCGCCGGCACGCTCGAGGAGCTGGCCGAGGTCTGGACCTGGGCGCAGCTGGGATTGCACGGCAAGCCGATCGGGCTGGTCGACGTGGCCGGGTACTACCGGCCGTTCCGCGATTTCATCGACCACATGGTCGCGGAGAAGTTCCTGCGCCCGGAGCACCGGGACCTGGTCTTCGTGGACGAGGACCCCGCCGCGCTGCTGGACGCGTTCGCGGCCTACCGGGCGCCCGACGTGGCGAAGTGGCAGTAG